In Bacillus toyonensis BCT-7112, a single window of DNA contains:
- the folD gene encoding bifunctional methylenetetrahydrofolate dehydrogenase/methenyltetrahydrofolate cyclohydrolase FolD, translating into MVAVIIKGNEVAEKKRAQLTEEVVKLKEQGIVPGLAVILVGEDPASRSYVKGKEKGCEQVGIYSELIELPETITEERLLAEIDRLNGDDRINGILVQLPLPKHIEEKAIIERISPEKDVDGFHPISVGRMMTGQDTFLPCTPHGIVELVKETNLDISGKHVVIIGRSNIVGKPVGQLFLNENATVTYCHSKTQNIKELSKLADILIVAVGRPKMVTADYMKEGAVVIDVGVNRLETGKLCGDVDFDNVLDVAGYITPVPKGVGPMTITMLLHNTVESAKRAGVVCK; encoded by the coding sequence GGATTGTACCAGGATTAGCAGTGATTTTAGTGGGAGAAGATCCAGCATCTCGTTCTTACGTAAAAGGAAAAGAAAAAGGCTGTGAACAAGTAGGAATTTATTCTGAGCTAATTGAACTTCCTGAAACGATTACTGAGGAACGTTTGCTTGCTGAAATCGATCGCTTAAATGGCGATGACCGCATTAATGGCATATTAGTGCAATTACCTTTACCAAAACATATTGAAGAAAAAGCTATCATTGAAAGAATTTCACCAGAAAAGGATGTAGATGGATTTCACCCAATCAGCGTGGGACGTATGATGACGGGACAAGATACATTCCTTCCATGTACACCGCATGGTATTGTAGAATTAGTAAAAGAAACGAATCTTGATATTTCGGGAAAACATGTTGTAATAATTGGAAGAAGTAATATTGTCGGCAAACCAGTGGGGCAATTGTTCTTAAATGAAAATGCAACTGTCACATATTGTCATTCTAAGACGCAAAATATTAAAGAATTATCGAAGTTAGCTGATATTTTAATCGTAGCTGTTGGACGACCTAAAATGGTAACAGCTGATTATATGAAAGAAGGCGCGGTTGTAATTGACGTTGGTGTGAATCGATTAGAAACAGGCAAGCTTTGTGGTGATGTTGACTTTGACAACGTGTTAGACGTTGCGGGTTACATTACGCCTGTGCCAAAGGGTGTTGGTCCAATGACGATTACAATGCTTCTTCATAATACTGTTGAATCTGCCAAACGCGCAGGTGTCGTTTGTAAATAA
- the xseB gene encoding exodeoxyribonuclease VII small subunit, whose protein sequence is MENKVSFEEAISQLEHLVSKLEQGDVPLEEAISYFKEGMELSKLCDEKLKNVQEQMAVILGEDGELEPFTALGDEA, encoded by the coding sequence ATGGAAAATAAAGTGAGTTTTGAAGAGGCAATTTCGCAACTTGAGCATCTCGTATCTAAGCTAGAGCAAGGTGATGTACCTTTAGAAGAAGCGATTTCTTATTTTAAAGAGGGTATGGAATTATCTAAGCTTTGCGATGAGAAGTTGAAGAACGTACAAGAACAAATGGCAGTTATTCTTGGAGAAGATGGAGAGCTTGAACCGTTTACTGCTTTAGGAGATGAAGCATAG
- a CDS encoding TlyA family RNA methyltransferase: MSAKKERVDVLLVERGLIETREKAKRAIMAGLVYANEMRLDKPGEKIPQDTEITVKGQVMPYVSRGGYKLEKALETFHLDLQDKVMIDIGSSTGGFTDCALQNGAKLSYALDVGYNQLAWKLRQDERVVVMERTNFRYVTPADLERGLPQFASIDVSFISLKLILPVLKTMLMLNGDVAALIKPQFEAGREQVGKKGIVRDRKVHEAVVEMIVDFALKEGYDVEGLTFSPITGGDGNIEFLIHLKWHGERDESGKNHSPISIEQVVTEAHDVLKQKGKGE; the protein is encoded by the coding sequence ATGAGTGCAAAAAAAGAAAGAGTAGATGTACTATTAGTAGAGCGAGGGCTTATAGAAACACGTGAGAAAGCGAAACGTGCTATTATGGCTGGACTCGTATATGCGAATGAGATGAGACTCGATAAGCCAGGAGAGAAGATCCCACAAGATACAGAGATTACGGTAAAGGGACAAGTTATGCCGTATGTAAGCCGTGGTGGTTATAAACTTGAAAAGGCACTGGAGACATTTCATCTAGATTTACAAGATAAAGTTATGATAGATATTGGTTCATCAACTGGTGGCTTTACAGATTGTGCGCTTCAAAATGGAGCGAAACTATCTTATGCATTAGATGTAGGATATAATCAATTGGCGTGGAAATTGCGTCAAGATGAGCGTGTTGTCGTAATGGAACGTACAAATTTCCGTTACGTGACACCAGCAGACTTAGAGCGTGGTTTACCACAATTTGCTAGTATAGATGTTTCATTTATATCATTAAAACTAATACTGCCAGTTTTAAAAACAATGCTTATGCTTAACGGTGATGTAGCAGCGTTAATTAAACCGCAGTTTGAAGCTGGAAGAGAGCAAGTTGGGAAAAAAGGCATTGTTCGTGATAGAAAAGTGCATGAAGCTGTCGTAGAAATGATTGTCGATTTTGCTTTAAAAGAAGGCTATGATGTAGAAGGTTTAACATTCTCACCGATTACGGGTGGAGACGGTAATATTGAATTCTTAATTCATTTAAAATGGCATGGTGAACGTGATGAGAGTGGCAAAAATCATTCTCCAATTTCTATTGAGCAAGTTGTTACAGAAGCGCATGACGTTCTAAAACAAAAAGGAAAAGGGGAATAA
- the argR gene encoding arginine repressor ArgR — protein sequence MNKGQRHIKIREIIANKEIETQDELVDILRNEGFNVTQATVSRDIKELHLVKVPLHDGRYKYSLPADQRFNPLQKLKRNLVDSFVKLDTAGHMLVLKTLPGNAHSLGALIDHLEWDEIIGTICGDDTCLIICRTPEDTGVVSDRFLNML from the coding sequence ATGAATAAAGGTCAGCGCCATATTAAAATCAGGGAAATTATTGCGAACAAAGAAATCGAAACACAAGATGAATTAGTTGATATTTTACGTAATGAGGGATTTAATGTAACGCAAGCAACAGTATCGCGCGATATTAAAGAACTGCACTTAGTGAAGGTGCCATTACATGATGGTCGCTATAAATATAGCTTGCCAGCAGATCAACGGTTTAACCCGTTACAAAAATTAAAACGAAATCTAGTGGATTCATTTGTAAAATTAGACACGGCAGGACATATGCTTGTGCTAAAAACATTGCCTGGTAACGCTCATTCACTTGGAGCACTTATTGATCATTTAGAGTGGGATGAGATCATCGGAACCATCTGTGGTGATGATACTTGCTTAATTATTTGCCGTACACCTGAGGATACAGGTGTTGTCTCTGATCGTTTCTTAAATATGTTGTAA
- the ispA gene encoding (2E,6E)-farnesyl diphosphate synthase, which translates to MKIAFDTFLKESKTFVEEKLVSYANELQCPNVLREAMAYSLEAGGKRLRPLLLFATLQAFGKERNLGVGAACALEMIHTYSLVHDDLPCMDDDDLRRGKPTNHKVFGEAMAVLAGDGLLTYAFQIVMAYEQKEISAEKKVRLVLELAKAAGPEGMVGGQVADMEAEGKQLTIDELEYIHKHKTGKLLEFAVLAGAILSNATKEQEEKLLEFAKNIGLAFQIRDDILDVEGTEEEIGKPIGSDVSNEKSTYTTLFTVDRAKNILEETIAKAKDAISSLQLQDEYLLSICDLIAKRNN; encoded by the coding sequence GTGAAAATCGCTTTTGATACTTTTTTGAAAGAAAGTAAAACTTTCGTAGAAGAGAAGCTTGTAAGCTATGCAAATGAATTACAATGTCCAAATGTACTTCGTGAAGCGATGGCATATTCTTTGGAAGCGGGTGGAAAACGTCTCCGCCCGTTACTTTTATTTGCAACATTACAAGCGTTTGGGAAAGAAAGAAATCTTGGAGTAGGTGCAGCTTGTGCTCTTGAAATGATACATACATACTCGTTAGTTCATGATGATTTACCTTGTATGGATGATGATGATTTAAGAAGAGGAAAGCCCACGAATCATAAAGTATTTGGTGAAGCAATGGCAGTTTTAGCAGGAGATGGTTTGTTGACGTATGCTTTTCAAATTGTTATGGCATATGAGCAAAAAGAAATCTCTGCTGAAAAAAAAGTAAGACTTGTACTTGAGCTTGCAAAAGCAGCTGGGCCGGAAGGAATGGTTGGCGGACAAGTGGCGGATATGGAAGCTGAAGGGAAACAACTTACGATTGATGAGTTAGAGTATATTCATAAGCATAAGACCGGGAAACTACTTGAATTCGCTGTACTTGCAGGAGCGATACTTTCTAATGCTACAAAAGAGCAGGAAGAAAAGTTACTTGAGTTTGCAAAAAATATTGGCCTAGCTTTCCAAATTCGAGATGATATTTTAGATGTAGAAGGAACCGAAGAAGAGATTGGAAAACCGATTGGTAGTGATGTTTCCAACGAAAAGAGCACATATACGACGTTATTTACTGTAGATAGAGCAAAGAATATTTTAGAAGAAACAATTGCAAAAGCAAAAGATGCGATTAGCTCCTTGCAATTACAAGATGAATATTTACTATCTATTTGCGATTTGATTGCAAAACGTAATAACTAA
- the spoIVB gene encoding SpoIVB peptidase, which translates to MNKLKLERFRKIIGLCLLVSLVFIGCFKPLRTFISSPKQLVVFEGQQSEIASLPVFKASSTNSHVFTVSSNEQKQGLMVNSHQNGEADMVFQIAGFPVKKVNVKVLKDFKVIPGGQSIGVKLNTKGVLVVGHHLIQTEKGKISPGETAGVQIGDMITEINGKTIERMSDVAPFIHSSGETGEPLNLVLLRDGKYIRTKLTPQKDSGESSYRIGLYIRDSAAGIGTMTFVHPDSMKYGALGHVISDNDTKKPIQVEDGQIMRSTVTSIERGSHGNPGEKLARFSPDREVIGNITINSPYGIFGKLNTNMTNGVMDKAMPIALSHQVKEGPAKILTVIDQDKVEAFDIEVVSTVPQKFPATKGMVIKVTDKRLLAKTGGIVQGMSGSPIVQNGKVIGAVTHVFVNDPTSGYGVHIEWMLHEAGINIYDQEKKAS; encoded by the coding sequence GTGAACAAATTGAAATTAGAAAGATTTCGAAAAATAATAGGTCTTTGTCTCCTTGTTTCTTTAGTTTTTATTGGATGTTTTAAGCCGCTTCGGACGTTTATTTCATCCCCGAAGCAACTTGTTGTTTTTGAAGGACAACAATCAGAAATAGCTTCATTACCAGTTTTTAAAGCTTCATCTACAAATAGCCATGTATTTACAGTGAGTTCGAATGAACAAAAACAAGGACTTATGGTAAATTCTCATCAAAATGGTGAAGCGGACATGGTGTTCCAAATCGCTGGTTTTCCAGTAAAAAAAGTAAATGTGAAAGTATTAAAAGATTTTAAAGTTATTCCAGGTGGACAATCAATTGGTGTGAAATTAAACACAAAAGGTGTACTTGTTGTAGGCCATCATTTAATTCAAACTGAAAAAGGTAAAATATCTCCTGGTGAAACAGCTGGTGTGCAAATTGGAGATATGATTACTGAAATTAATGGTAAAACAATTGAAAGAATGAGTGATGTCGCACCATTTATTCATAGTAGTGGTGAAACAGGTGAACCACTTAACCTTGTTTTGTTAAGAGATGGAAAATACATTCGCACGAAATTAACACCACAAAAAGACAGTGGGGAATCGTCTTATCGTATTGGCTTATATATTCGTGATTCGGCAGCTGGAATCGGAACAATGACATTTGTTCATCCAGATTCTATGAAATACGGAGCACTGGGTCATGTCATTTCTGATAATGATACGAAAAAGCCGATTCAAGTTGAAGATGGACAAATTATGCGTTCGACAGTTACATCGATTGAAAGAGGTAGTCATGGGAATCCAGGAGAGAAGTTAGCAAGGTTCTCACCAGATCGTGAAGTGATTGGCAATATTACAATAAATAGTCCGTATGGTATTTTTGGAAAATTAAATACAAATATGACAAACGGCGTAATGGATAAAGCAATGCCTATCGCATTATCTCATCAAGTAAAAGAAGGACCGGCAAAAATATTAACAGTTATTGATCAAGATAAAGTAGAAGCATTTGATATTGAAGTTGTTAGTACGGTACCGCAAAAATTTCCAGCTACAAAAGGTATGGTAATAAAAGTAACAGATAAGCGTTTATTAGCAAAAACAGGTGGTATCGTACAAGGGATGAGTGGAAGTCCAATTGTACAAAACGGGAAAGTAATCGGAGCCGTTACACATGTATTTGTCAATGATCCAACATCAGGGTATGGTGTTCATATTGAATGGATGTTACATGAGGCTGGAATTAATATTTATGA
- the recN gene encoding DNA repair protein RecN yields the protein MLSELSIRNFAIIEALNISFQKGLTVLSGETGAGKSIIIDAISLLVGGRGSAEFVRYGTEKAEIEGLFYVEDDKHPCIEKAEELDIEIEDGMIILKRDIAANGKSVCRVNGKLVTLSILKEIGKTLVDIHGQHETQDLMNEERHLFMLDHFDGERIVKQLDIYQTVYADYEKLKKQLKSLSENEQQMAHRLDLIQFQHEEIRKADLKKDEENELNEERLQISNFEKIYKALGDAYRSLSADGQGLDNVRSAMGQMESITHLDEVYQENHDSIANSYYLLEEVAYQLRENLDMMEYDPNRLDEIETRLNEIRMLKRKYGNNVEEILAYADKIEQEIFTIENKDVHIETTKKQLKELESVILKEATLLSNMRHELAEHLTNAIHQELKELYMEKTKFEVRIMKREGNAEEPLVEGAPVRLTADGYDHVEFYISTNPGEPLKPLSKVASGGELSRIILALKSIFSKHQGIASVIFDEVDTGVSGRVAQAIAEKIYRVSVNSQVLCITHLPQVASMADSHLFIRKQVANDRTITSVTVLTMEDKVTEIARMISGVEITDLTTEHAKELLTQAHHFKQTAEAIQ from the coding sequence TTGTTATCGGAATTATCGATTAGAAACTTTGCTATTATTGAGGCATTAAATATTTCTTTTCAAAAAGGTTTAACAGTTTTAAGTGGTGAAACAGGAGCTGGAAAATCGATTATTATTGATGCGATTAGTTTACTTGTAGGTGGCCGTGGTTCAGCGGAATTTGTTCGATACGGAACAGAAAAAGCTGAGATAGAAGGGTTATTTTATGTGGAAGACGACAAGCATCCATGTATTGAAAAGGCAGAAGAGTTAGATATAGAAATAGAAGACGGCATGATTATTTTGAAGCGTGATATTGCTGCAAACGGAAAAAGTGTATGTCGTGTAAATGGGAAACTTGTCACCCTTAGTATATTAAAAGAGATTGGCAAAACGCTTGTTGATATTCATGGACAGCACGAAACGCAAGACTTAATGAATGAAGAGCGACATCTGTTTATGCTCGATCATTTTGATGGGGAGCGTATTGTTAAACAGTTGGATATATATCAAACTGTTTACGCTGACTATGAGAAATTAAAAAAACAATTGAAATCGTTAAGTGAAAATGAACAACAAATGGCACATCGCTTAGATTTAATTCAATTTCAGCATGAAGAAATCCGTAAGGCTGATTTAAAGAAGGATGAAGAAAATGAATTAAATGAGGAACGATTGCAAATTTCTAATTTTGAAAAGATTTATAAAGCGTTAGGTGATGCATATCGTTCGTTAAGTGCTGACGGACAAGGATTAGATAATGTAAGAAGTGCAATGGGACAAATGGAGAGTATTACACATTTAGATGAAGTATATCAAGAAAATCATGATTCAATTGCAAATAGCTATTACTTATTAGAAGAAGTTGCGTATCAACTTAGAGAAAATCTCGATATGATGGAATATGATCCGAATCGTCTAGATGAAATTGAAACACGTTTAAATGAAATTCGTATGCTAAAGAGAAAATATGGAAATAATGTAGAAGAGATTTTAGCGTATGCTGATAAAATTGAGCAAGAAATTTTTACGATTGAAAATAAAGACGTTCATATTGAAACGACGAAGAAGCAGTTAAAGGAATTAGAAAGTGTTATTCTGAAAGAAGCAACGTTGTTAAGTAATATGCGTCATGAACTTGCAGAGCATCTTACAAATGCTATTCATCAAGAATTAAAAGAACTATATATGGAAAAAACGAAATTTGAAGTGAGAATCATGAAGAGAGAAGGAAATGCAGAAGAACCTCTTGTGGAAGGCGCACCGGTGCGCCTTACGGCGGACGGCTATGATCACGTGGAGTTTTATATTTCAACGAATCCCGGTGAACCGTTAAAACCACTTTCAAAGGTCGCTTCAGGTGGAGAGTTATCTCGTATTATTTTAGCTTTAAAAAGTATTTTTTCTAAACATCAAGGTATTGCATCTGTTATTTTTGATGAAGTGGATACTGGTGTGAGTGGTCGAGTTGCACAGGCTATTGCGGAAAAAATTTATCGTGTATCAGTAAACTCACAAGTGCTTTGTATTACGCACTTACCTCAAGTAGCTTCAATGGCGGATTCGCATTTATTTATTCGAAAACAGGTAGCGAATGATCGGACAATTACATCAGTTACCGTTTTAACTATGGAGGATAAAGTAACAGAAATAGCTCGAATGATTTCTGGTGTGGAAATTACAGATTTAACGACAGAACATGCGAAAGAGTTACTTACGCAAGCGCATCATTTTAAACAGACAGCAGAGGCTATCCAGTAA
- the dxs gene encoding 1-deoxy-D-xylulose-5-phosphate synthase, with protein MDLTQIQNPSFLKDMSISELEGLSEDIRKFLIEELSQTGGHIAPNLGVVELTIALHKLFDSPKDKFLWDVGHQSYVHKILTGRAKEFGTLRQYQGLCGFPKRCESEHDVWETGHSSTSLSAAMGMALARDLKKTKEYVIPIIGDGALTGGMALEALNHIGHEKTDMIVILNDNEMSIAPNVGALHNVLGRLRTAGKYHWVKDELEYILKKIPAVGGKVAATAEKIKDSLKYLLVSGVFFEELGFTYLGPVDGHDYEKLFETLQYAKKTKGPVLVHVITKKGKGYKPAESDVIGTWHGTGPYKIESGDFVKPKEVAPAWSAVVSETVLKLAREDERIVAITPAMPVGSKLEKFQKEFPNRMIDVGIAEQHATTMAAGMATQGMKPFLAIYSTFLQRAYDQVVHDICRQNLNVFIGIDRSGLVGADGETHQGVFDISFLRHLPNMVIMMPKDENEGQHLVYTAMQYEDGPIALRYARGNGLGVHMDEELKAIPIGTWETLKEGTQAAILTFGTTIPMAMEAAERLEKAGVSVKVVNARFIKPMDEAYLHDLLGKNIPILTIEEACLIGGFGTGVVEFASENGYHSALIERMGIPDRFIEHGSVTKLLEEIGLTTDAVVDRIHTMIPSKQKRA; from the coding sequence GTGGATCTAACGCAAATTCAAAACCCTAGTTTTTTGAAAGATATGTCTATCAGTGAACTAGAGGGATTGAGTGAGGATATTCGTAAATTTTTAATTGAAGAGCTCTCTCAAACAGGTGGACATATTGCACCTAACTTAGGTGTAGTAGAACTCACAATTGCTCTGCATAAATTATTTGATAGTCCGAAAGATAAATTTTTATGGGATGTAGGACATCAATCCTATGTACATAAAATTTTAACAGGACGTGCGAAAGAATTCGGTACATTAAGGCAATATCAAGGTCTATGTGGTTTTCCAAAACGTTGTGAGAGTGAGCACGATGTATGGGAAACAGGTCATAGCTCGACATCACTATCTGCTGCAATGGGAATGGCTTTAGCACGTGATTTAAAGAAAACGAAAGAATATGTTATACCAATCATTGGAGATGGTGCTTTAACAGGTGGAATGGCCTTAGAGGCATTGAACCATATTGGGCATGAAAAGACAGACATGATTGTTATTTTGAATGACAATGAAATGTCAATTGCACCAAACGTTGGTGCGCTTCATAATGTACTTGGTCGTTTACGTACCGCAGGAAAATACCATTGGGTAAAAGATGAACTAGAGTATATATTGAAAAAAATCCCAGCAGTCGGTGGGAAAGTGGCTGCAACAGCAGAGAAAATAAAAGATAGTCTTAAATATTTACTAGTATCAGGCGTATTTTTCGAAGAGTTAGGCTTTACATATTTAGGTCCAGTCGATGGGCACGATTATGAAAAGTTATTCGAAACGTTGCAATATGCAAAGAAAACAAAAGGTCCAGTACTTGTTCATGTGATTACGAAAAAAGGAAAAGGTTATAAACCAGCTGAGAGTGACGTAATTGGAACTTGGCATGGAACAGGCCCGTATAAAATTGAGTCAGGTGACTTCGTTAAACCGAAGGAAGTTGCACCAGCATGGAGTGCTGTTGTTAGTGAAACAGTACTTAAGTTGGCGAGAGAAGATGAGCGTATTGTTGCAATTACGCCTGCAATGCCTGTTGGATCGAAACTTGAGAAATTCCAAAAGGAATTCCCGAATCGTATGATCGATGTAGGTATTGCAGAACAGCATGCTACAACAATGGCAGCAGGTATGGCAACGCAAGGGATGAAACCATTCTTAGCAATTTATTCAACGTTTTTACAAAGAGCATATGACCAAGTTGTTCATGATATATGTCGTCAAAATTTAAATGTTTTCATCGGAATAGATCGCTCTGGATTAGTAGGAGCAGACGGTGAAACACATCAAGGTGTATTTGATATCTCGTTTTTACGTCATTTACCGAATATGGTAATAATGATGCCAAAAGATGAAAATGAAGGGCAACATTTAGTGTATACGGCGATGCAATATGAAGATGGACCAATCGCTTTACGTTATGCACGTGGTAATGGTCTTGGCGTTCATATGGACGAAGAATTAAAGGCAATTCCAATCGGCACATGGGAAACGTTAAAAGAAGGTACGCAGGCAGCTATTTTAACATTTGGTACGACAATTCCAATGGCAATGGAAGCAGCAGAGCGTCTTGAAAAGGCTGGAGTTTCAGTGAAAGTAGTGAACGCTCGCTTTATTAAACCAATGGATGAAGCGTATTTACATGATCTCTTAGGAAAAAATATACCGATTTTAACGATTGAAGAAGCTTGTTTAATCGGTGGTTTTGGAACTGGAGTAGTTGAATTTGCATCTGAGAACGGATACCATAGTGCATTAATTGAAAGAATGGGTATTCCAGATCGTTTCATAGAGCACGGTAGTGTAACAAAATTATTAGAAGAAATTGGTTTAACGACAGATGCTGTTGTAGACCGTATTCATACAATGATTCCATCAAAACAAAAAAGGGCGTAA
- the xseA gene encoding exodeoxyribonuclease VII large subunit, producing the protein MEKQYLTVTALTRYIKTKIEYDPHLQSVWLKGEISNFKNHSRGHMYFTLKDENARIAAVMFAGHNRNIKFRPENGMKVLVKGKISVYEASGSYQIYIQDMQPDGVGNLHLAYEQLKVRLEEEGLFSQVYKKIIPPYAKTIGVITSPTGAAIRDIITTIKRRYPIGNVIVFPVLVQGESAAPSIVQAIRTANEMGDIDVLIVGRGGGSIEELWAFNEEVVARAIFKSEIPIISAVGHETDFTIADFVADLRAPTPTAAAELAAPNVIELQEKVLQRTLRLQRAMRELVHKKEEKLQVLQKSYAFRYPRQVYEQKEEQLDRALEQLVLAKERYIDKKVNQLKQLSFYLEKHHPSQKIIQTKVAIETLQKQLQREMQTLLQTKEFAFVRAAQKLEALSPLKVMMRGYGLVYDEEKQVLKSVKDISLGDAVSVQLQDGILDCSVSGIEERELNNGK; encoded by the coding sequence ATGGAGAAACAATATTTAACCGTTACAGCATTAACACGCTATATAAAAACAAAAATAGAATATGACCCGCATTTACAGTCTGTTTGGTTAAAAGGTGAAATTTCCAACTTTAAAAATCATAGTCGTGGTCACATGTATTTTACATTGAAAGACGAAAATGCCAGAATCGCAGCGGTTATGTTTGCGGGTCATAATCGTAATATTAAATTCAGACCTGAAAATGGGATGAAGGTACTTGTAAAAGGGAAAATCTCTGTTTACGAGGCGAGTGGTTCTTATCAAATTTATATTCAAGACATGCAACCTGACGGAGTCGGAAATTTGCATTTGGCTTACGAACAATTAAAAGTTCGTTTAGAGGAAGAAGGATTGTTTTCTCAAGTTTATAAAAAAATAATCCCTCCTTATGCTAAAACAATAGGGGTAATTACGTCGCCAACAGGAGCTGCGATTCGTGATATCATAACAACGATTAAACGTCGTTATCCAATTGGGAATGTTATTGTATTTCCAGTACTTGTACAGGGGGAGTCAGCAGCTCCCTCGATTGTACAAGCGATTCGTACAGCGAATGAAATGGGAGATATAGATGTATTAATTGTTGGGCGCGGGGGAGGTTCTATTGAGGAATTATGGGCTTTCAATGAGGAAGTGGTTGCAAGAGCAATCTTTAAGAGCGAAATTCCTATTATTTCAGCAGTAGGGCATGAAACAGATTTTACAATCGCAGATTTTGTTGCCGATTTACGTGCACCAACACCGACTGCAGCAGCTGAACTAGCAGCACCGAACGTTATAGAGTTACAAGAAAAGGTATTACAAAGAACTCTAAGATTGCAAAGAGCAATGAGAGAGTTAGTACATAAAAAAGAAGAAAAATTACAAGTATTGCAAAAATCTTATGCATTCCGTTATCCAAGACAAGTATATGAACAAAAGGAAGAGCAATTAGATAGAGCGTTAGAACAGCTTGTTTTAGCGAAAGAGCGCTACATTGATAAAAAGGTGAATCAGTTAAAACAGCTTTCATTTTATTTAGAGAAGCACCACCCATCTCAAAAAATTATACAAACAAAGGTAGCGATTGAAACGTTGCAAAAGCAATTACAACGTGAAATGCAAACTTTACTTCAAACGAAAGAATTTGCCTTTGTAAGAGCTGCTCAAAAACTTGAAGCATTAAGTCCGCTTAAAGTAATGATGAGAGGGTACGGGCTTGTATATGATGAAGAGAAGCAAGTGTTAAAAAGTGTGAAAGATATCAGCCTTGGAGATGCTGTTTCAGTTCAATTACAAGATGGAATACTAGATTGTAGCGTATCAGGCATAGAGGAGCGTGAATTGAATAATGGAAAATAA